The sequence below is a genomic window from Opitutia bacterium.
CCGCGCGCAGGGAAGGCAGCACGCGCAGCCCGCCTCCGGCGCCGGCGAGTGCGATGTGCGGGGCAAGATCGTCCAACAGGCGGTCCGACGTGCAGACGCATTCCACCCGCGCCTGCGCGAGCAGGCCACGCGCGGAATACCGGCCATCAGCCAAACGCTCGTTGCAAACCTGCCAGGCGCGATCGGCCGTGGCCGGGGTCAACGGCTCATCGATGTCGAAGAACCGCTTCAGCTCAAGCGCCGTCCAATGATGCAGCGGATTGCCCAGCGTCATTGGCACCGTCGCGGCCCAGCGATCGAACTTCACGCGATCACTGGCGTCGCCGGTGATGTCGCACTCCGGCACGCCGGCGATGCGCATCGCGCGGTGTTTGTAGGGATCACCGGTCACCCACAACTGGCCGATGTTAGCGTATTGCCGGTCGGCGGCCAGATCCGCGGGGTCGAGATGGCAATGGTAGTCGATGACCGGCGCGTTCGCGGCGTAGTCGTGGTAGAGGCGCCGGGCGGTCCCGGAGCGCAGCAGGAAATCGTCGTGAATGAAAATGTTCACCGGAAAGCCTCAGGCATCGCGGATGCGCTCGACGCGTCCGACCCAGAACAGCAGTGCCACACACGCGATCAGCGGCAGCACGCCCACCGTCCAGAAAACCGGGCTGTAGCCGATGCGATCGACGACCTGGCCCACGCCAAAGGTAAACACCGCGCCGCCCAGGCTGGCCGCCATCAGCGTCGAGCCCATCGCGGTTCCCATCGTTTCGGCCGGGAACATATCCGCGTGCAACGCGAGGATGTTCGCGCTCCACATGCCAAAGCCGAACGTCGCCAAACACACCCAGCCAATCGCGCCGATCGCGGAATCGGCGTTCACGACTTGCAGACCGCCCAGCATCGCGAACGCGCCGAGGATCATGAGGGTCTTTCGGGCAAACGTGGCACTGTAGCCGCGCGCCAGCAGCGCATCCGAGGCGGCGCCGCCAAACATTTTACCAAGGTCAACCGTGACGTAGGGAATCCAGCCGTAGAATCCGATTTCCTTGAGCGAGAAGCCGCGGCCCTTGCTCAGATAGTCAGGCAGCCAGAACACATAGAACCACCAGACCGGTGTCGCCATCAGGCGCGTCGTCATCAAGCCCCAGAGCTGGCGCTCTCGCACGATGCGACGAAGTGCGGCCCCGAAAACCGGTGGCTTCGAAGGCGCCAAGCCCACTTCTTTGATCACCGTCTCGCGATCGGCCGCGGAGAGCCGCGGGTGCTCCTGCGGCGCGTGATAGAGCCACAGCCAGCCCAAGAGCCACACGAATCCCAAGACGCCAGTGACCACAAACGACGCGCGCCAGCCCCACTGGAGAGCAAGCAACGCAACCAACGGCGGCGCCAACACCGCCCCCACCGCCGAGCCTGCGTCGAAAATCGCCATCGCGAACGCCCGCCGCTTTTGCGGGAACCAGCTCGCGACCGCCTTGGTGCCCGCGGGCCAGTTGCCCGCTTCCGTCACGCCGAGCAGCGCGCGGGCGAACAGTAGACTGATCGGTCCCACCACGAAAGCATGCAGCACAGCCGCCAGCGACCAGCCCACGATGGAAACGGAGAACCCGAGCCGCGTGCCGACCTTGTCGATCCACATCCCGATCGGCACCTGCGCCGCGGTATAGGCGAGCAGAAACGCCGTCGTGATCAATCCGTAGTCCGCACTCGAGAGTCCTAACTCCGAGCGCAGCGTCGGCAGCAGCACCGACAGCGCCTGCCGGTCCACGTAGTTGATCACCGTGGACAGGAATAGCAGCCCGAGGATGAGCCAGCGGAGGCGAGCGAGAGGCATGGGCGACGTCGGCACGGGGAAATTCGTCAAGGGGTTTTCGCCTCTGCGAGCGGCAGCGCACGGCGCTCGGCGATCAGCAACGGCGCATCGTAGACCGGCAAGTTGGAGAACACCACGCCCTCCGGCCCGGCCTTCCACTGCGAAGTCGGCAGCGCGTGAACGCGTCCGGTGAGCAGATCGACGAGCACCGGCTCCGTGAAGCGCGCCTTGGGGAGGGTCAGCTCGACCAAGGTCACGCCGTTAGCTTCGGACGGCGGCGCGTCGTTGAACCAGAGCGCCACGACCTGCGCGCCGGCCTGCTCGTAGCCGTGAAGAGCCAGTCCGCGCAGCGCCGTCGTGGTGAACGGAAAATCGGCGATCCGCTTCAATGTGTCGTCGAAAATCGCGAACACGTTCTGCGCGGCGCGATACGCGACCTTCGGCCGCGCGATGGTCCGATCCGGATTCGTCGCCAGCAGACCCTTGTAGTTCATGCGCAGAGCATCGCCCGGCTCACGGTGATAGTAGGTATAGTGGAGGTCGGACAGCGTGAACAAATTGAACGCCACGTCGCGTCCCCGATGTGCGAGCATGCGCCGCAGGTTCCACTTGGCCTGCAGGTTTTCGGTCCAGGCAATCTCGCGGAGCGCGAACTGCCCCTGGCGTTGCGAAGGCGCGCCCGTCTCGCCCTGCCGCACCTCAATCGCACGGCCATACTTCGCGATGACGGCGTTGAGCCGATCGATGTTCGTCGTGTCGTCCGGATTGCGCGGGTAACCGTGGATCGTGATTGCA
It includes:
- a CDS encoding MFS transporter, which translates into the protein MPLARLRWLILGLLFLSTVINYVDRQALSVLLPTLRSELGLSSADYGLITTAFLLAYTAAQVPIGMWIDKVGTRLGFSVSIVGWSLAAVLHAFVVGPISLLFARALLGVTEAGNWPAGTKAVASWFPQKRRAFAMAIFDAGSAVGAVLAPPLVALLALQWGWRASFVVTGVLGFVWLLGWLWLYHAPQEHPRLSAADRETVIKEVGLAPSKPPVFGAALRRIVRERQLWGLMTTRLMATPVWWFYVFWLPDYLSKGRGFSLKEIGFYGWIPYVTVDLGKMFGGAASDALLARGYSATFARKTLMILGAFAMLGGLQVVNADSAIGAIGWVCLATFGFGMWSANILALHADMFPAETMGTAMGSTLMAASLGGAVFTFGVGQVVDRIGYSPVFWTVGVLPLIACVALLFWVGRVERIRDA